In Ensifer canadensis, a genomic segment contains:
- a CDS encoding SEL1-like repeat protein, producing MNGSRSNPQRAGSQSYGERPSLDALNRTIEGLEARIEGLMNGAGREPPARPVERERVAPRDIPSPRDAVSEIMQRQRALSTSRERPPLRDRLPQREPDRLAQREPERYVDDIRPQPVRAPVARPAAAVNDIAEALVGLRQDLKRDITEGVTREMNSLRAEIRGIKVQAQDHSFAEDVRGDMQRLADSIQQLGRQASPAQADALRSDFDDLRAMIDGLAREDSVRRMESRWNGVEDRLIAFDQNRDDELVALAYRLDEIKSQIGALGNSSAVDVLEDKMIAVAQAIEMLGRQIQPDDRRLVSQFADLDARLDEISRAIAANSRSASGLEGGFANRLETRLGDLSRQIDGLSRPVDSGLGARLEALAARVEDLAGEKAAAGLEERLDQLSMLMERSHRNVQPDLTNYLNDISRKIEALDQGSVNDALAERLDYLARRIDDLDTLSAHPVADPRFDRLEDRLAGIAQRLEETYAAPFDDRAALHNLEAQIANLSTLVSQPRSEAGAAMPVEFESRMNALEDYFATSDEYIVEAARQAAEAVMEAYSRKGMPQSAGGGDLAAISALAEDLRTLEDLSRSSDERTARTFEALHETLVHIADKLERIEGREPAMAAAHYEAPVAREIAAMPKAAQPEFNDPFSGADLDDRYQDLQRNVRALQAEDDGVIAAATASAHATAFAGDEGQVSTIEPDGAREQPATARTGLLADLTRRFSGKRAEPAQELARQLVEPAPSIDPSEMLAPEEANQLLEPGSGVPDVKKILERVRAGQMNRGGKQAADGDKADFIAAARRAAQLAVEEADTLNKTKDGGVASGVGGAFARHRRPILMAVGAVLLAIMSYPLVGAMLKGSDAPVAEPVAIIEQQLAPVAEQPAIANATKVAGDQAPAAAAVATETPVEALQPIPEAPLDSVEQPSSAVETPAAATPPADTSASTKAVNETQAPLLQPVPEAKGPVAASTFQAAPVDAAQAGTFAPVAKAAEVVLPDGFGPVALVTAAKGGDPLAFYEIGARYTEGRGVNEDLAEAAKWYQRAADAGVVPAEYRLASMYEKGSGLTRDAAKAKVLYLKAAEQGNASAMHNLAVMLASGRDGSPDFAEATKWFAKAAELGIRDSQFNLAVLYARGNGVPQDLEASYKWFSAAAREGDMDAAAKRDDVAKAMKPEQLSSAKAKADAWKPQAVDAKANTVDVPDAWVGPANKTASIDMSKAIRNIQAILNNNGFDAGKPDGQMGKKTVAAIKAFQTSVGQEPTGEITDQLVKELLKRNS from the coding sequence ATGAATGGATCGCGATCAAATCCTCAGCGCGCTGGTAGCCAGAGCTATGGCGAGCGGCCCTCTCTGGACGCCCTGAACCGCACGATTGAAGGGCTTGAAGCCCGGATCGAAGGCCTGATGAACGGAGCGGGACGCGAGCCGCCGGCCCGTCCAGTCGAGCGCGAGCGTGTCGCCCCCCGCGATATCCCATCCCCGCGTGATGCCGTCTCCGAAATCATGCAGCGCCAGCGGGCGCTTAGCACGTCGCGCGAGCGGCCACCCTTGAGAGACCGTTTGCCGCAACGCGAGCCGGATCGCCTGGCCCAGCGCGAGCCCGAGCGTTACGTCGACGATATACGGCCCCAGCCGGTACGTGCGCCCGTCGCCCGGCCGGCGGCGGCCGTCAACGATATCGCCGAGGCACTCGTCGGATTGCGCCAGGACCTCAAGCGCGACATCACCGAAGGCGTCACCCGCGAGATGAACTCCCTGCGCGCCGAAATTCGCGGCATCAAGGTGCAGGCCCAGGACCACAGCTTCGCCGAGGACGTGCGCGGCGACATGCAGCGCCTTGCCGACAGCATCCAGCAGCTCGGCCGCCAGGCGTCGCCTGCCCAGGCGGATGCGCTGCGCAGCGACTTTGACGATCTGCGGGCGATGATCGACGGCTTGGCGCGCGAAGACAGCGTTCGCCGCATGGAAAGCCGCTGGAACGGCGTCGAGGATCGGTTGATCGCCTTTGACCAGAACCGCGACGACGAGCTGGTGGCGCTGGCCTACCGTCTCGACGAGATCAAGTCGCAGATCGGGGCGCTGGGCAACAGCTCTGCGGTCGACGTGCTTGAAGACAAGATGATTGCGGTCGCCCAGGCGATCGAGATGCTCGGCCGCCAGATACAGCCGGACGACCGGCGCCTCGTGTCGCAGTTCGCTGACCTCGACGCGCGGCTTGACGAAATCAGCCGGGCGATTGCCGCCAACAGCCGCAGTGCCAGCGGCCTCGAGGGCGGGTTCGCCAATCGCCTGGAGACCAGGCTCGGCGACCTCTCGCGGCAGATCGACGGATTGTCCCGCCCTGTTGATTCCGGTCTCGGTGCCCGCCTCGAAGCCTTGGCCGCACGGGTTGAGGATCTCGCCGGCGAGAAGGCTGCGGCCGGACTGGAAGAACGCCTCGACCAGCTTTCCATGCTGATGGAGCGCAGCCACCGAAATGTCCAACCGGACCTGACGAACTACCTCAACGACATCTCCCGCAAGATCGAAGCGCTCGATCAAGGCAGCGTCAACGATGCTCTGGCCGAGCGGCTCGACTATCTCGCCCGCCGCATCGACGACCTCGACACGCTCAGCGCACACCCCGTCGCCGATCCGCGTTTCGACCGTCTTGAAGATCGCCTCGCTGGCATAGCGCAGCGGCTGGAAGAAACCTATGCGGCGCCGTTCGACGACCGCGCCGCGCTGCACAACCTCGAAGCGCAGATCGCCAACCTGTCGACCCTGGTCAGCCAGCCCCGCAGTGAGGCGGGTGCCGCCATGCCGGTGGAATTCGAGAGCCGCATGAATGCGCTCGAAGACTATTTCGCCACCAGCGACGAGTACATCGTCGAGGCCGCGCGGCAGGCGGCCGAGGCGGTGATGGAGGCATATTCCAGGAAGGGCATGCCTCAGTCGGCCGGTGGCGGCGATCTCGCGGCGATCTCGGCGCTGGCGGAAGACCTGCGCACGCTCGAAGATCTGAGCCGCTCCAGCGACGAGCGCACGGCGCGCACCTTTGAAGCCCTGCATGAAACCCTCGTTCACATCGCCGACAAGCTCGAGCGTATCGAGGGCCGCGAGCCCGCCATGGCCGCGGCGCATTACGAGGCGCCGGTGGCGCGCGAAATTGCTGCGATGCCCAAGGCAGCTCAACCGGAATTCAACGACCCGTTCAGCGGCGCCGATCTCGATGACCGCTATCAGGATCTGCAGCGCAACGTCCGCGCGCTCCAGGCGGAAGACGACGGCGTCATTGCCGCCGCCACCGCATCTGCGCATGCGACTGCGTTCGCCGGTGACGAAGGTCAGGTTTCGACCATCGAGCCCGATGGCGCGCGCGAACAGCCGGCTACCGCCCGCACGGGCCTGCTTGCTGACCTGACCCGGCGCTTTTCCGGGAAGCGTGCCGAGCCCGCACAGGAGCTGGCACGACAACTGGTCGAGCCCGCCCCCTCCATCGACCCATCCGAAATGCTGGCACCCGAAGAGGCCAATCAGCTGCTCGAGCCGGGCTCTGGTGTTCCCGACGTCAAGAAGATTCTCGAGCGTGTTCGCGCCGGCCAGATGAACCGCGGCGGCAAACAGGCGGCAGACGGCGACAAGGCGGACTTTATCGCCGCCGCCCGCCGGGCAGCGCAGTTGGCGGTCGAGGAAGCCGATACGCTCAACAAGACCAAGGACGGTGGCGTTGCCAGCGGCGTTGGTGGTGCCTTTGCCCGCCATCGCCGCCCGATCTTGATGGCTGTCGGCGCCGTGCTGCTTGCGATCATGTCCTATCCGCTCGTCGGCGCCATGCTGAAGGGCAGCGATGCGCCCGTTGCCGAACCGGTGGCGATCATCGAACAGCAGTTGGCGCCCGTCGCTGAACAGCCGGCGATCGCCAACGCAACCAAGGTCGCGGGCGACCAGGCACCGGCGGCAGCCGCCGTAGCGACCGAAACACCGGTCGAAGCGCTGCAGCCCATTCCCGAAGCGCCGCTCGATTCCGTCGAGCAGCCGTCAAGCGCCGTTGAGACGCCAGCCGCCGCGACGCCACCGGCCGACACATCCGCATCGACGAAGGCGGTAAACGAAACGCAGGCGCCGTTGCTCCAGCCCGTGCCGGAAGCCAAGGGGCCGGTCGCCGCTTCGACGTTCCAGGCCGCCCCAGTCGATGCCGCGCAGGCCGGAACCTTTGCGCCGGTCGCAAAGGCTGCCGAAGTCGTCCTGCCCGATGGTTTCGGCCCGGTTGCGCTGGTGACGGCCGCCAAGGGTGGCGATCCCCTGGCTTTCTACGAGATCGGTGCGCGCTACACAGAAGGCCGCGGCGTCAATGAAGATCTGGCGGAAGCCGCCAAATGGTATCAGCGCGCCGCCGACGCCGGCGTCGTGCCGGCCGAATACCGGCTCGCCAGCATGTATGAGAAAGGCTCGGGTCTGACGCGCGACGCTGCCAAGGCCAAGGTTCTCTACCTGAAGGCCGCCGAGCAGGGCAATGCCAGCGCCATGCACAATCTCGCGGTCATGCTGGCCAGCGGCCGCGATGGCTCGCCGGATTTCGCCGAGGCGACGAAATGGTTTGCCAAGGCAGCCGAGCTCGGCATCCGCGACAGCCAGTTCAATCTGGCTGTCCTCTATGCCCGCGGCAACGGCGTGCCGCAGGATCTTGAAGCATCCTACAAGTGGTTTTCCGCCGCCGCCCGCGAGGGCGACATGGATGCTGCGGCCAAGCGCGACGACGTGGCCAAGGCGATGAAGCCCGAGCAACTTTCGAGCGCCAAGGCCAAGGCCGACGCATGGAAGCCGCAGGCGGTCGACGCCAAGGCGAACACGGTCGACGTGCCGGATGCCTGGGTAGGACCGGCCAACAAGACCGCCTCGATCGACATGAGCAAGGCCATTCGCAACATCCAGGCGATCCTCAACAATAACGGCTTCGACGCCGGCAAGCCGGACGGCCAGATGGGCAAGAAGACGGTTGCCGCGATCAAGGCCTTCCAGACATCCGTCGGCCAGGAGCCGACCGGTGAAATCACCGACCAGCTGGTGAAGGAATTGCTCAAGCGCAATTCCTGA